A section of the Quatrionicoccus australiensis genome encodes:
- a CDS encoding YceI family protein, with translation MSIRLFLVSLLAALSMPSLAAEYVIDPTHTYASFEIDHMGFSTQRGRFNRTSGKVSFDETVPGGSIDIRIDAASLDTGFALRDDVLRGEQWFNAASFPDVLFRSQRFVFDGTRPVAVEGTLMLLGEIRPVRLEISRFKCGFNLLLRQRGCGADAQGVLRRSDFGMNTGLPFIGDEVRLRIQVEAYQSGG, from the coding sequence GTGTCCATCAGACTTTTCCTGGTTTCCCTGCTTGCCGCTCTGTCCATGCCCTCGCTGGCGGCCGAGTACGTGATCGATCCGACCCACACCTACGCCAGTTTTGAAATCGACCACATGGGCTTTTCCACCCAGCGCGGGCGTTTCAACCGGACTTCCGGCAAGGTCAGCTTCGACGAAACGGTGCCGGGCGGCAGTATCGACATCCGCATCGACGCGGCATCGCTCGATACCGGCTTTGCGCTGCGCGATGACGTGTTGCGCGGCGAGCAATGGTTCAATGCGGCGAGCTTTCCCGATGTGTTGTTCCGCAGCCAGCGCTTTGTCTTTGACGGCACCCGCCCGGTCGCGGTCGAGGGGACGCTGATGCTGCTTGGTGAAATCCGGCCGGTGCGCCTGGAAATCAGTCGCTTCAAGTGCGGCTTCAACCTGCTGCTGCGTCAGCGTGGTTGCGGTGCCGATGCGCAGGGCGTGTTGCGCCGCTCCGATTTCGGCATGAATACGGGCCTGCCCTTCATCGGCGACGAGGTGCGCCTGCGCATCCAGGTCGAGGCGTACCAGAGCGGCGGCTGA
- the thiL gene encoding thiamine-phosphate kinase, with protein MAGEFALIDRYFARPTPSAVLGPGDDCALLQPSPGMQLAVTTDMLVAGTHFLPDTDPKNLGWKALAVNLSDLAAMGAKPRWVTLAGALPVPQGDFLRGAVDEAWIGKFAEGFFACASEYGVDVVGGDTTRGPLNLCVTAMGEVAPGQALRRDGAQPGDQIWVSGRPGLASLGLALLQGRIELPEPWPRLCIGALEKPRPRVALGLALRGVASAAIDVSDGLLADLGHVAERSGCAANVKLVQLPHLPKGESYDAVLRKMALECQLTGGDDYELCFTAPFAQHLALGRIAAELELPLWCIGEMTAGPAGTVTVLDPDDKPVEFDSKGYDHFA; from the coding sequence ATGGCCGGTGAGTTCGCGCTGATCGACCGCTACTTCGCAAGGCCGACACCCTCGGCCGTGCTCGGTCCCGGCGACGATTGCGCGCTGCTGCAGCCGTCGCCCGGCATGCAGCTGGCGGTGACCACCGACATGCTGGTCGCCGGCACGCATTTTCTGCCCGATACCGATCCGAAGAACCTCGGCTGGAAGGCGCTCGCCGTCAATCTGTCCGATCTCGCCGCGATGGGCGCCAAACCGCGCTGGGTGACGCTGGCCGGTGCGCTGCCAGTCCCCCAAGGGGACTTCCTCCGGGGCGCGGTCGACGAGGCGTGGATAGGCAAATTCGCCGAAGGCTTTTTTGCCTGTGCCAGTGAATACGGCGTCGATGTGGTCGGTGGCGACACCACCAGGGGGCCGCTCAACCTGTGTGTCACCGCCATGGGCGAAGTTGCCCCCGGCCAGGCGCTGCGTCGTGATGGCGCGCAGCCCGGTGACCAGATCTGGGTTTCCGGCCGGCCTGGCCTGGCCAGTCTCGGCCTCGCCCTGCTCCAGGGCCGCATCGAACTGCCCGAACCCTGGCCGCGCCTGTGCATCGGCGCGCTGGAAAAGCCGCGGCCGCGCGTTGCGCTCGGCCTGGCGCTGCGCGGTGTGGCGAGCGCAGCGATCGATGTTTCGGACGGCCTGCTCGCCGATCTCGGTCATGTCGCCGAACGTTCCGGCTGCGCTGCCAACGTCAAGCTGGTCCAGCTGCCGCACTTGCCCAAGGGCGAAAGCTACGACGCGGTGCTGCGCAAAATGGCCCTCGAATGCCAGTTGACCGGTGGCGACGACTACGAACTCTGCTTTACCGCGCCGTTTGCGCAGCATCTGGCGCTCGGCCGGATTGCCGCCGAACTCGAACTGCCGCTGTGGTGCATCGGCGAAATGACGGCCGGCCCGGCCGGTACGGTGACCGTCCTTGATCCGGACGACAAGCCGGTCGAGTTCGACAGCAAAGGTTACGACCACTTTGCCTGA
- a CDS encoding polyamine aminopropyltransferase, giving the protein MVDFKTGVGVGRIDHVLGRQRGHGQSGKQGNQEKSDGHGRRSQKGKIRKSSGAGSGTGAVSDRKPAATFPIRGTISARAIPSSSSMRHALLFSVFVIASCGLAYELIAGALASYLLGDSVMQFSTVIGTYLFAMGAGSWLSKYITRDLIGRFIQIELLVGLLGGFSAIGLFLVFTWLAGPFKLLLYLAVFGVGVLVGLEIPLVMRILKRDLDFKDLVSQVLTFDYLGALAVSILFPLVLAPHLGMVRTGLLFGLLNVGVALWALHLFRAQLPARRWLALQSWSVFALLVAGFAGAGQLTSMAEAHLYADDIIHTETTPYQRIVVTRWHDDLRLFLNNNLQFSSHDEYRYHEALVHPGLASLPAARRVLVLGGGDGLAVREILKYPAIEKVTLVDLDPAMTNLFSTAPALTALNENSLKSPRVEVINADALQWLENSHDYFDFIVVDFPDPSNFAIGKLYTAAFYRLLEKRLSANGLLVVQSTSPLYARLSFWCVVVTLEDVGLKTAPYHALVPSFGEWGFIIAGRQKFVPVPVDRQKTRFLTPETQPALFTFPADMERLPAEVNRLNNQVLVRYFEAEWRKVIR; this is encoded by the coding sequence GTGGTCGATTTCAAAACTGGCGTAGGTGTGGGTCGGATCGATCACGTACTCGGCCGCCAGCGAGGGCATGGACAGAGCGGCAAGCAGGGAAACCAGGAAAAGTCTGATGGACACGGTCGACGCTCGCAAAAGGGCAAAATCCGGAAAAGCTCCGGCGCGGGTTCTGGTACTGGTGCTGTTTCTGACCGAAAGCCGGCGGCGACGTTCCCGATTCGGGGCACAATATCGGCCCGAGCCATCCCTTCGTCATCGTCCATGCGCCACGCCCTGCTCTTCTCGGTTTTCGTCATCGCCTCCTGCGGCCTGGCCTACGAGCTGATCGCCGGCGCCCTGGCGTCCTACCTGCTCGGCGATTCGGTGATGCAGTTCTCGACGGTGATCGGCACCTACCTGTTCGCGATGGGCGCCGGCTCCTGGCTGTCGAAATACATCACGCGCGACCTGATCGGCCGCTTCATCCAGATCGAGCTGCTGGTCGGCCTGCTCGGCGGCTTTTCGGCAATCGGCCTGTTTCTCGTATTCACGTGGCTGGCCGGTCCGTTCAAGCTGCTGCTCTATCTCGCAGTGTTTGGCGTCGGCGTTCTGGTCGGCCTGGAAATCCCGCTCGTCATGCGCATCCTGAAGCGCGATCTCGACTTCAAGGATCTCGTGTCGCAAGTGCTCACTTTCGACTATCTCGGCGCGCTGGCCGTCTCCATCCTGTTTCCGCTGGTCCTCGCACCGCATCTCGGCATGGTCCGCACCGGCCTGCTCTTCGGCCTGCTCAATGTTGGCGTCGCGCTCTGGGCGCTGCACCTCTTCCGCGCCCAGCTGCCGGCGCGACGCTGGCTGGCGCTGCAGTCGTGGTCGGTGTTCGCCCTGCTCGTCGCCGGCTTCGCCGGCGCCGGCCAGCTGACTTCGATGGCGGAAGCCCATCTCTACGCCGACGACATCATCCATACCGAAACCACGCCCTACCAGCGCATCGTCGTCACCCGCTGGCACGACGATCTGCGCCTCTTCCTCAACAACAACCTGCAGTTTTCCTCGCACGACGAATACCGCTACCACGAGGCGCTCGTCCATCCCGGCCTGGCCAGCCTGCCGGCGGCGCGCCGCGTGCTCGTGCTGGGCGGCGGCGACGGCCTGGCGGTGCGCGAAATCCTGAAATATCCGGCGATCGAGAAAGTCACCCTGGTCGATCTCGATCCGGCCATGACCAATCTTTTCTCGACGGCACCGGCACTGACCGCGCTCAACGAAAACTCGCTGAAGTCGCCGCGCGTCGAGGTGATCAATGCCGATGCGCTGCAATGGCTGGAAAACAGCCACGACTATTTCGACTTCATCGTCGTCGACTTTCCCGACCCGAGCAATTTCGCCATCGGCAAGCTGTACACCGCCGCCTTCTACCGTCTGCTGGAAAAGCGCCTGTCGGCCAACGGCCTGCTCGTCGTCCAGTCGACGTCGCCGCTCTATGCCCGTCTATCCTTCTGGTGCGTGGTCGTGACACTTGAGGATGTCGGCCTGAAAACGGCGCCCTACCACGCACTGGTGCCATCCTTCGGGGAATGGGGTTTCATCATCGCCGGTCGCCAGAAATTCGTTCCCGTACCGGTCGACCGGCAGAAAACCCGCTTTTTGACGCCGGAAACGCAACCCGCCCTGTTCACCTTCCCGGCCGACATGGAACGCCTGCCGGCCGAGGTCAACCGCCTGAACAACCAGGTGCTGGTGCGCTACTTCGAAGCCGAGTGGCGCAAGGTGATCCGCTAG
- the ribH gene encoding 6,7-dimethyl-8-ribityllumazine synthase, whose amino-acid sequence MARFDNIFEYDNNLDGTGLKVGIVMSRFNLPVCEGLLSSCVNELKRLGVADADMAIANVPGALEIPLVLQSMAQSGCFDALVALGAVIRGDTYHFEVVSNDACRAIMEVQLDTGVPIANGILTCDTDEQAEVRMQPKGADCAQAAVEMANLQKALFE is encoded by the coding sequence ATGGCCCGGTTCGACAATATTTTTGAATACGACAACAACCTGGACGGCACCGGCCTCAAGGTCGGCATCGTGATGTCCCGTTTCAATCTGCCGGTCTGCGAAGGCCTGCTCTCGTCCTGCGTCAATGAGCTGAAGCGGCTCGGCGTCGCCGATGCCGATATGGCGATCGCCAACGTACCGGGTGCGCTGGAAATCCCGCTGGTCCTGCAAAGCATGGCGCAAAGCGGCTGTTTCGATGCGCTGGTGGCGCTCGGCGCGGTCATCCGCGGCGACACCTACCACTTTGAAGTGGTTTCCAACGACGCCTGCCGCGCCATCATGGAAGTCCAGCTCGATACCGGCGTGCCGATCGCCAACGGTATCCTGACCTGCGATACCGACGAGCAGGCCGAAGTCCGCATGCAACCCAAGGGCGCCGATTGCGCCCAGGCCGCCGTCGAGATGGCCAATCTTCAGAAGGCACTTTTCGAATGA
- a CDS encoding ribose-phosphate pyrophosphokinase, translating into MAYNSLMVFTGNANPKLAADVANQLNVDLGRANVGRFSDGEVSVELQEHVRGRDIFVLQSTCAPTNDNLMELLVIVDSLKRASAGRITAAIPYFGYARQDRRSRSSRVPIAAKLVANMLVASGVDRVLTMDLHAEQIQGFFDIPVDNIYALPILLDDIKKQNYENPMVVSPDHGGVVRARSLAKRLECDLAIIDKRRPKANVSEVMNIIGEVDGRTCIIMDDMVDTAGTLCKAATALKARGAKQVVAYCTHPVLSGPAVERVNTSDLDALVVTNTIPLRDDAAASSRIRQLSVAEIMAETIRRISNDDSVSSLFID; encoded by the coding sequence ATGGCCTACAACAGCTTGATGGTCTTTACCGGTAATGCCAATCCGAAACTGGCAGCCGATGTCGCAAACCAGCTCAACGTCGATCTTGGCCGTGCCAATGTCGGTCGCTTCTCCGATGGGGAAGTCAGTGTCGAGCTGCAGGAACATGTTCGCGGTCGCGACATCTTCGTGCTGCAATCCACTTGCGCCCCGACCAACGACAACCTGATGGAACTGCTGGTTATCGTTGACTCCCTGAAGCGCGCCTCGGCCGGCCGGATCACCGCCGCCATCCCGTATTTCGGTTATGCCCGCCAGGATCGCCGCTCGCGTTCGTCGCGCGTGCCGATCGCTGCCAAGCTGGTCGCCAACATGCTCGTCGCCTCCGGCGTCGACCGCGTGCTGACCATGGACCTGCACGCCGAACAGATCCAGGGCTTCTTCGACATTCCGGTCGATAACATCTACGCCCTGCCGATCCTGCTCGACGACATCAAGAAACAGAATTACGAAAATCCGATGGTCGTTTCGCCCGACCACGGCGGCGTCGTCCGCGCCCGTTCGCTGGCCAAGCGCCTCGAATGCGACCTGGCAATCATCGACAAGCGTCGTCCGAAGGCCAATGTTTCCGAAGTGATGAACATCATCGGTGAAGTCGATGGTCGTACCTGCATCATCATGGACGACATGGTCGATACCGCCGGCACCCTGTGCAAGGCCGCCACCGCGCTCAAGGCGCGCGGCGCCAAGCAGGTCGTCGCCTACTGTACCCACCCGGTGCTGTCCGGCCCGGCGGTCGAGCGCGTCAATACCTCCGACCTCGACGCCCTGGTCGTGACCAACACCATTCCGCTGCGTGACGATGCTGCTGCTTCCTCGCGCATCCGCCAGCTTTCGGTCGCCGAAATCATGGCCGAAACCATTCGTCGGATCAGCAACGACGATTCCGTTTCGTCGCTGTTTATTGATTAG
- the nusB gene encoding transcription antitermination factor NusB has translation MTTFLSDSEHPHDVKEPPKSARRRAREFVLQGLYQWRVGGADEASIEAYAPEQEGFAKADREFFVGTLRGVIAQREALVSQITAHLDRPFSELSPIEACVLMLGCFEMLHHPETPYRVIINEAIELAKAFGGTDGHKYVNGVLDKVALGARPDEVTAKKKAH, from the coding sequence ATGACCACATTTCTCAGCGACAGCGAACATCCCCACGACGTCAAGGAGCCGCCCAAGTCGGCTCGCCGCCGTGCCCGCGAATTCGTCCTGCAGGGCCTCTACCAGTGGCGCGTCGGCGGTGCCGACGAGGCTTCCATCGAAGCCTACGCACCGGAACAGGAAGGCTTCGCCAAGGCTGACCGCGAATTCTTCGTCGGCACGCTGCGTGGCGTCATTGCCCAGCGCGAAGCCTTGGTTTCGCAGATCACCGCCCACCTCGACCGGCCGTTCAGCGAACTGTCGCCGATCGAAGCCTGCGTGCTGATGCTCGGCTGCTTCGAGATGCTGCATCACCCGGAAACGCCGTACCGCGTCATCATCAACGAGGCGATCGAGCTGGCCAAGGCCTTCGGCGGTACCGACGGCCACAAGTACGTCAATGGCGTGCTCGACAAGGTCGCCCTCGGCGCCCGTCCGGACGAAGTTACCGCCAAGAAGAAGGCCCACTGA
- the pth gene encoding aminoacyl-tRNA hydrolase, which produces MNPPRLIVGLGNPGPEYEATRHNAGFWFVDQLADKLKVALAPQAKFFGKAGRCGETWLLQPTTFMNRSGQAVAALANFYKIPAAEILVIHDELDLPPGGIRLKQGGGNGGHNGLKDIQAKLGTPDFWRLRLGVGHPRTLGLSQQVVDFVLHQPRKEELPEIEHALARCLLAWPKLAAGDFAGAQQQLHGKAV; this is translated from the coding sequence ATGAATCCTCCCCGCCTCATCGTCGGCCTCGGCAACCCCGGGCCGGAATACGAAGCCACCCGGCACAATGCCGGCTTCTGGTTTGTCGACCAGTTGGCCGACAAGCTGAAGGTGGCGCTCGCCCCGCAGGCCAAGTTCTTCGGCAAAGCAGGGCGTTGCGGCGAAACCTGGCTGCTGCAGCCAACCACGTTCATGAACCGTTCCGGTCAGGCCGTGGCGGCGCTCGCCAATTTCTACAAGATTCCTGCGGCCGAGATTCTCGTCATTCATGACGAACTCGACCTGCCGCCGGGCGGCATCCGCTTGAAGCAGGGCGGTGGCAACGGTGGACACAATGGATTGAAAGATATCCAGGCCAAGCTCGGTACGCCCGACTTCTGGCGCCTGCGCCTCGGCGTCGGCCATCCGCGCACGCTCGGGTTGTCCCAGCAGGTCGTGGATTTCGTGTTGCACCAGCCGCGCAAGGAAGAACTGCCGGAAATCGAACACGCCCTGGCCCGCTGCCTGCTGGCCTGGCCCAAACTTGCTGCCGGTGACTTTGCCGGCGCCCAACAACAGTTGCACGGCAAAGCCGTCTAA
- the ychF gene encoding redox-regulated ATPase YchF, with amino-acid sequence MSLKCGIVGLPNVGKSTLFNALTKSGIAAENYPFCTIEPNVGIVEVPDKRMAQLAEIVKPQRMQPAIVEFVDIAGLVAGASKGEGLGNQFLANIRETDAIVHVVRCFSDDNVIHVSGGVDPLRDIEVIDTELALADMASVEKALNRYRRPANSGDKEAKILVAVLERCFAQLDQAKAIRALDFSKEELALLKPFCLITGKPVLYVANVAENGFENNPLLDAVRAHAATEKAEVVSVCAAIEAEIADLDDEEKQMFLADLGLEEPGLDRLIHAGYKLLGLATYFTAGVKEVRAWTIHQGDTAPQAAGVIHTDFERGFIRAQTIAFDDFIAYKGEAGAKEAGKMRAEGKEYIVKDGDVLNFLFNV; translated from the coding sequence ATGTCTCTCAAATGCGGCATCGTCGGCCTGCCCAACGTCGGCAAATCCACCCTCTTCAACGCCCTGACCAAGTCGGGCATTGCGGCGGAAAACTATCCCTTCTGCACCATCGAGCCGAACGTCGGCATCGTCGAGGTGCCGGACAAGCGCATGGCCCAGCTCGCCGAGATCGTCAAGCCGCAGCGCATGCAGCCCGCCATCGTCGAGTTCGTCGATATCGCCGGCCTGGTGGCCGGTGCCTCCAAGGGCGAAGGCCTGGGTAACCAGTTCCTCGCCAACATCCGCGAAACCGATGCCATCGTGCACGTCGTGCGCTGCTTCTCCGACGACAACGTGATTCACGTTTCCGGCGGTGTTGACCCGCTGCGCGATATCGAAGTCATTGATACCGAGTTGGCGCTGGCTGACATGGCCTCCGTTGAAAAGGCGCTCAACCGTTATCGCCGTCCGGCCAATTCGGGCGACAAGGAAGCCAAGATCCTGGTTGCCGTGCTCGAACGCTGCTTTGCCCAGCTTGACCAGGCCAAGGCCATTCGCGCCCTCGATTTCTCCAAGGAAGAGCTGGCGCTGTTGAAGCCGTTCTGCCTGATCACCGGCAAGCCGGTGCTCTACGTCGCCAACGTCGCCGAAAACGGCTTCGAGAACAATCCGCTGCTCGACGCTGTGCGCGCCCATGCCGCGACCGAGAAGGCTGAAGTCGTCTCGGTCTGTGCCGCCATCGAAGCGGAAATCGCCGATCTCGACGATGAAGAAAAGCAGATGTTCCTGGCCGACCTCGGTCTCGAAGAACCGGGTCTTGATCGCCTGATCCACGCCGGCTACAAGCTGCTTGGCCTGGCCACCTACTTCACCGCCGGCGTCAAGGAAGTGCGCGCCTGGACCATCCATCAGGGCGACACCGCGCCGCAGGCGGCCGGCGTCATCCACACCGACTTCGAGCGCGGCTTCATTCGTGCCCAGACCATCGCTTTCGACGACTTCATCGCCTACAAGGGTGAAGCCGGTGCCAAGGAAGCGGGCAAGATGCGCGCCGAAGGCAAGGAATACATCGTCAAGGATGGCGATGTTCTGAACTTCCTGTTCAACGTCTGA
- a CDS encoding 50S ribosomal protein L25/general stress protein Ctc: MSFELIAQARTLQGTSASRRLRRASKVPGIVYGGNIAAQAIEVDHNDLLLKLKKEAFHSSIINLVVDGKKEAVLLRDYQVHAYKPLVHHIDFQRVDADHELHIKVPLHFVNEEVAPGVKLNGGLVNHVITEVDVHCLAKDLPEFVEVDLSALKIGDSIHLSQLKLPAGVKLVAHATDDVVVGVVGKGGASDAAEGEAAAE; the protein is encoded by the coding sequence ATGTCTTTTGAACTGATCGCGCAAGCGCGTACGCTGCAGGGAACGAGTGCGAGCCGCCGCCTGCGTCGTGCATCCAAGGTGCCGGGCATCGTTTACGGTGGCAACATTGCCGCCCAGGCCATCGAAGTTGACCACAATGACCTGCTGTTGAAGCTGAAGAAGGAAGCTTTCCATTCTTCGATCATCAACCTCGTCGTTGATGGCAAGAAAGAAGCCGTCCTGCTGCGCGATTACCAGGTGCATGCCTACAAGCCGCTGGTTCACCACATCGACTTCCAGCGCGTTGACGCCGACCACGAACTGCACATCAAGGTGCCGCTCCACTTCGTTAACGAAGAAGTCGCTCCGGGCGTCAAGCTCAATGGCGGCCTGGTCAACCACGTCATCACCGAAGTGGACGTCCACTGCCTGGCCAAGGATCTGCCGGAATTCGTCGAAGTCGACCTGTCCGCACTGAAGATCGGCGACAGCATTCACCTGTCGCAGCTCAAGCTGCCGGCCGGCGTCAAGCTGGTTGCCCACGCGACTGACGATGTCGTCGTCGGCGTCGTCGGCAAGGGCGGTGCTTCCGACGCTGCTGAAGGCGAAGCTGCTGCCGAGTAA
- a CDS encoding putative bifunctional diguanylate cyclase/phosphodiesterase: MQADRPGAPAPLLGEVGPVLSGEVLQRVFLQSHEAVLVCDGDNHIVAVNPAFVTLTGYTLAEVAGQDPKFLASGRTDQQVYESMWQALQEKGFWQGEIWDRRKDGGVFPKWVSISALRDASGVILNYVASFTDVSESREAADRLVHLAYHDPLTHLPNRLAFESQLELALRTCERDNSQIALMLIDLDRFKNINDTLGHHVGDGLLRQVALRLRESVRASDIVARLGGDEFTVVLPDIDSALTAASVAGKLQRALAGSYQVGEHTLYATPSIGISVFPSDGRDGETMLRNADTAMYHAKNAGRDNYQFYAARMNEAAGERLQMENALRHAVSSITPESSQFSLHFQPQMHIESGRIVGLEALARWNHPTLGQVPPTRFIAIAEETGLILPLGDWVFWESCRHISALRKAGIADIRVAINISAQQLRHENLPFVVRGALACYDLQPSDIELEITESTAMQNPEVTLEILNQFSDMGIVLAIDDFGTGYSSLAYLKHLPIHRLKLDRSFVKDIETDINDKAICSATVALGHNLGLELVAEGVETIEQRDFLARLGCDVLQGFLYSKPMPADQVVDYLRGMAAPGVCAANAVPRQA, encoded by the coding sequence ATGCAAGCGGATCGACCGGGGGCGCCAGCCCCTTTGCTCGGAGAGGTCGGGCCCGTCCTCAGTGGCGAGGTTCTGCAACGTGTTTTCCTGCAGAGCCATGAGGCGGTTCTGGTCTGTGACGGCGACAATCACATCGTTGCCGTCAATCCTGCCTTCGTCACGCTGACCGGCTACACGCTGGCCGAAGTGGCCGGCCAGGATCCGAAATTCCTGGCTTCCGGGCGCACCGACCAGCAGGTCTATGAATCGATGTGGCAGGCGCTGCAAGAAAAGGGTTTCTGGCAGGGCGAAATCTGGGACCGGCGCAAGGACGGCGGTGTCTTTCCCAAGTGGGTCAGTATTTCGGCCCTGCGCGATGCTTCCGGTGTCATCCTCAACTACGTTGCCAGCTTCACCGATGTCAGCGAAAGCCGTGAAGCGGCCGACCGCCTGGTCCATCTCGCCTATCACGATCCGCTGACGCATCTGCCCAACCGCCTGGCTTTCGAGTCGCAGCTGGAGCTGGCGCTGCGCACCTGCGAGCGCGACAACAGCCAGATTGCGCTGATGCTGATCGACCTCGATCGCTTCAAGAACATCAACGACACGCTCGGTCACCACGTTGGCGACGGTTTGCTCCGCCAGGTGGCCTTGCGTCTGCGCGAAAGCGTGCGGGCCAGCGACATCGTCGCCCGCCTCGGCGGCGACGAGTTTACCGTCGTGCTGCCCGACATCGATTCGGCGCTGACCGCGGCCAGTGTCGCCGGCAAGCTGCAGCGTGCCCTGGCCGGTAGTTACCAGGTGGGCGAGCACACGCTGTACGCGACGCCGAGTATCGGCATCAGTGTCTTTCCCAGCGATGGTCGTGACGGCGAAACGATGTTGCGCAATGCCGATACGGCGATGTACCACGCCAAGAACGCCGGGCGCGACAACTACCAGTTTTACGCAGCACGCATGAACGAGGCGGCCGGTGAGCGGCTGCAGATGGAAAATGCGCTGCGCCATGCCGTGTCCAGCATCACGCCGGAGTCCAGCCAGTTCTCGCTGCACTTCCAGCCGCAGATGCACATCGAATCCGGGCGCATTGTCGGTCTCGAGGCGCTGGCGCGCTGGAATCACCCGACGCTCGGCCAGGTGCCGCCGACCCGCTTCATCGCCATCGCCGAAGAAACCGGCCTGATCCTGCCGCTCGGCGACTGGGTGTTCTGGGAAAGTTGCCGTCATATCAGTGCCTTGCGCAAGGCGGGCATCGCCGACATTCGCGTCGCGATCAACATCTCGGCGCAGCAGTTGCGCCACGAGAACCTGCCCTTCGTCGTGCGCGGTGCGCTCGCCTGCTACGACCTGCAGCCGTCCGACATCGAACTGGAGATCACCGAGAGCACGGCGATGCAGAACCCGGAAGTGACGCTGGAAATTCTCAACCAGTTCTCCGACATGGGCATCGTGCTCGCCATCGACGATTTCGGCACCGGCTACTCGTCACTCGCCTATCTCAAGCATCTGCCGATTCATCGTCTGAAGCTCGACCGCTCCTTCGTCAAGGACATCGAAACCGACATCAACGACAAGGCGATCTGCTCGGCTACCGTGGCGCTTGGCCACAACCTCGGCCTCGAGCTGGTTGCCGAAGGCGTTGAAACGATCGAGCAGCGCGACTTCCTCGCCCGGCTGGGTTGCGACGTGCTGCAGGGCTTCCTGTACAGCAAGCCGATGCCCGCTGATCAGGTGGTTGATTACCTGCGCGGCATGGCGGCGCCGGGTGTCTGCGCGGCCAATGCCGTGCCCAGGCAAGCCTAG
- the ribBA gene encoding bifunctional 3,4-dihydroxy-2-butanone-4-phosphate synthase/GTP cyclohydrolase II encodes MPAIANTAEIVAELKAGRMVILVDEEDRENEGDLVMAAEHITPEAINFMAKYGRGLICLTLTEAHCKKLGLVQMARNNKTQYGTAFTVSIEAAEGVTTGISAADRSHTIRTAVARNVVADDIVQPGHVFPITAREGGVLVRAGHTEAGCDLAGMAGLQPSSVICEIMNDDGTMARLPELIEFAKAHGLKIGTIADLIHYRAASETLVERVTSKPVATAHGEFTLHAYVDRASGATHLALVKGEIPAGGETLVRVHEPLSVLDFIDPASKQQSFSIDQAQAALAKHGHGVIVLLHRPEDSEALLTRLTGKTPQAPAKWDPRSYGIGAQILRDLGVTKMRLLSSPRKMPSMTGFQLEVTGFVTSPAEL; translated from the coding sequence TTGCCTGCCATTGCCAATACCGCCGAAATCGTTGCCGAGCTCAAGGCCGGCCGCATGGTCATCCTGGTCGATGAAGAAGATCGCGAAAACGAGGGCGACCTCGTCATGGCCGCCGAGCACATCACGCCGGAAGCGATCAATTTCATGGCCAAGTATGGCCGCGGCCTGATCTGCCTGACCCTGACCGAAGCGCATTGCAAGAAGCTGGGCCTGGTGCAGATGGCGCGCAACAACAAGACCCAGTACGGCACCGCCTTCACCGTTTCGATCGAAGCCGCCGAAGGCGTCACCACCGGCATTTCCGCGGCCGACCGCTCGCACACCATCCGCACCGCCGTGGCCCGCAACGTGGTCGCCGACGACATCGTGCAGCCCGGTCACGTCTTCCCGATCACCGCCCGCGAAGGCGGCGTCCTGGTTCGCGCCGGGCATACCGAAGCCGGTTGCGACCTGGCCGGCATGGCCGGCCTGCAGCCGTCCTCTGTGATCTGCGAGATCATGAACGATGACGGCACGATGGCCCGCCTGCCGGAGCTGATCGAGTTCGCCAAGGCGCACGGCCTGAAGATCGGCACCATCGCCGACCTGATCCACTACCGCGCCGCTTCCGAAACCCTGGTCGAGCGCGTCACCAGCAAGCCGGTGGCGACGGCGCACGGCGAATTCACGCTGCACGCCTATGTCGACCGCGCCAGCGGCGCCACCCACCTGGCCCTGGTCAAGGGCGAGATCCCGGCCGGCGGCGAAACCCTGGTGCGCGTGCATGAGCCGCTCTCGGTGCTCGATTTCATCGATCCGGCCAGCAAGCAGCAATCCTTCTCGATCGACCAGGCGCAAGCCGCGCTGGCCAAGCATGGCCACGGCGTCATCGTCCTGCTGCACCGTCCGGAAGACAGCGAGGCGCTGCTCACCCGCCTGACCGGCAAGACGCCGCAGGCCCCCGCCAAGTGGGACCCTCGTTCCTACGGCATCGGCGCGCAGATCCTGCGCGATCTCGGTGTCACCAAAATGCGCCTGCTTTCCAGCCCGCGCAAAATGCCTTCCATGACCGGCTTCCAGCTTGAAGTTACCGGTTTCGTCACCTCACCTGCGGAGCTCTAA